Part of the Candidatus Margulisiibacteriota bacterium genome, CCACCTCAACCCTGGCCTCCCAACCGGTATCCACAACAGAGGTCTTGACCACAAAGGCATTGGGTTTCTTAAGCGTCTTCTTAAAGAAATTTTCAACCGTTTCGGTCGCGGCTACAACATCACCTTTTGTTTTTTCAGCCATTTTAATTCCCTCCTTTTTATTTTCCGCCTTTGGCGGAAACTTTGGTTCCACATTTTGGACAATACTTATAGTCGTAGCTAAACCTCCAGTGATGCCCGCATTCAGAGCATCTTATGGTAAGCGCCTCTCCGCAATTAGGACAATTATCATGGTCGCTATAAGTTGTGGTTTTACATTTTGGACATTTAAAGGGACCGGTTCCTTCCCCCATTCTTATTCACCTCCTCCAGCACTTTCTTTCTTCCCTTCAATCTTTTCCTTTTCGGCTTCCAACTTTTCGGTTAACTTTCTAGTTTTCCCAACAAATTTCCCTACTATTTCTGCAGGCGCCAAGGAAGGCTAACAAGACAATATCATGGAGGCTCAA contains:
- a CDS encoding zinc ribbon domain-containing protein, whose product is MGEGTGPFKCPKCKTTTYSDHDNCPNCGEALTIRCSECGHHWRFSYDYKYCPKCGTKVSAKGGK